ATCATCATATATGCATTCTGCACATTTGTAACATCGGTAGTCATCCTAGTGATTAAGGATGAGGTCATGAACTTATCAATATTTTCAAAAGAATAATTCTGAATACTGTAGAACATATCCTTTCTTAAATTTTTTGCAAATCCGCAAGAGGCAGTGGCAGCTGTTGAACCTGCAATGGCACCAAACATTAATGACAAAACTGCCATGATAACCAGTACAGCCCCATACCTTATAATTGTGTTTAAATCACATCCGTTTTTTATTTTATTTACCAAAGAGGCTGTGATAAATGGTATTGTACATTCAATTACTACCTCAAGACTTATTAAGATGGGAGTTATTATTGAAAGTTTTTTGTACTCACGAATACTCTTGGCTAATTCTCTAATCATTTTATCAGTCCTTTCCATAAAAAACGAGTATTGTTCATCAACCGGACTTATGTGATAAACACTACTCGTTTACTGCATTCTGAACTATTGTATATCAATAAGATGCTGCGAGCCTATCTTAAAAAACGCAACTAGCTTGAATATAATATCAAATTCCACCTATATTGTCAAATAATTTTCATGTCTTTATGAGATTAAAGGCTTTAATCTAGTGAGTTTCTTCACTGATTAAAGCCTAATCATTTTTTATTATATACCAAGTGCTTGGTTAAAGTCCTTTAGAAGTTCTTCCTGATATGCTTTATCAAACTTACCTGATAAAAGTCTAGGGAAGGCTTCATCTTTTAGTTTTTTCCAACTTATCTCTTCCTTGCCAACCACAATCGGATAAAACCAAACACCGTTAGAGAATGCGGCATCACGGTCACCGGGAGCATCACCTACCATACAGACCTTCTTAGGATCATAACCCTTCTTAAGTAACTGGGTGATACAAAAAGCTTTTGATCCTGCTTCTTGACTTAATAAAACTTTTGTATGTTGTTTTAGATTATGCTTTTCCCATTCCTCTTCAATGGCCTGACCGTTTGCTGAGGATACCACAACCAAATCGGCTGCTTGTTCCATTTTATCAAGAGCTGATTTTACATTGGGGAAGGGTTTATCTACCTTGGGCAATTGTGAAATAGATCGATTTACACGGATACTCCAAAGCAAAGCCAATTCCATGCAAAGACTATTAGTTTTCTGACATGCTTCAAGTAAGGCAGGATTGGATAATTCTTTTGCCTCTTTTGTCCAGCGGATAAAAGTATCCAGTCCATCAAAGACTAGTCCTCTTCTTTCCATTTCTTCTAGAGCCATGGCAAGCCCCTTAAAACGGTTAATTCCTCTGGTTTTAGAATAAAGATTAATTTTATTCCAATATTCCAATCCTTCTTCTTGATACTTCTCAAGGCCAAAGGTTTTAATCCATTCCGGACCGAAACATCTAATATGCTTTACGTCCATAGTGTCCATGGCACATCCGTCACTATCTATACATATCAGATATTCCTTATCTTTTTCATAATCAAAGTAACCCATTAATTACTCCTTTTAAAATGTGTTTTATTAATTACTTTTACCACCTTGTATCCGGCAGGCCGCAGAAAGAATCAACAGGATCTACTCCTACAAATTCGGATCTACCCAGTAATTTTTCAACTAAAGCCTCTAAAGTATGCTCATTTTTATCATAAGTATTGATGTATGTTTTTACCTGAGGTACATCTGCCAGATGGAAAGGACAGCTTAGGGATTGTTTTAAATACTTTATGCCGCAAAGCAGTTGAAAGCAGTAAGGTTCACCCCATTCATATTGATGAGACATCAAGAGAATTTGCTATCCGCATTGAATCTATATCATCTTTAAAAGATGCGGACAAACTTCAAAAAACAATGATTCGAAAATACTGTATGCTGGTAACCAACTATTCATTATCAGGATATTCCCCTTTGATTCAAAGAATCATTAATTACATTGACATGAATATTTCAGAGCAAATCTCTTTAAGACAATTGGCTGATATGTTTTCAATAAATTCCAGTTATCTGTCATCCTTATTTAAAAAAGAAATGGGAGTTACCCTTACAAATTTTATAAATCAACGGAAAATTAGGTTTGCAATAACATTACTTAATAAGACGGATACACAAGTACAAAATATTGCCTCACAGGTTGGTATTCATGATGTAAATTATTTTATTAAAGTATTTAAAAAAATAATCGGGATGACTCCCAAAGAATATAGGGATTCAATTAAAGGCCGCAAGGAATTGTAAATTTGACAACAAAAAATACCGTGCTGATGCACGGTATTTTCATATACTGATTAATTTATACCTTAAATC
This genomic interval from Herbinix luporum contains the following:
- a CDS encoding helix-turn-helix transcriptional regulator — its product is MFLPEVHLPDGKDSLGIVLNTLCRKAVESSKVHPIHIDETSREFAIRIESISSLKDADKLQKTMIRKYCMLVTNYSLSGYSPLIQRIINYIDMNISEQISLRQLADMFSINSSYLSSLFKKEMGVTLTNFINQRKIRFAITLLNKTDTQVQNIASQVGIHDVNYFIKVFKKIIGMTPKEYRDSIKGRKEL
- a CDS encoding HAD family hydrolase; its protein translation is MGYFDYEKDKEYLICIDSDGCAMDTMDVKHIRCFGPEWIKTFGLEKYQEEGLEYWNKINLYSKTRGINRFKGLAMALEEMERRGLVFDGLDTFIRWTKEAKELSNPALLEACQKTNSLCMELALLWSIRVNRSISQLPKVDKPFPNVKSALDKMEQAADLVVVSSANGQAIEEEWEKHNLKQHTKVLLSQEAGSKAFCITQLLKKGYDPKKVCMVGDAPGDRDAAFSNGVWFYPIVVGKEEISWKKLKDEAFPRLLSGKFDKAYQEELLKDFNQALGI